A part of Ziziphus jujuba cultivar Dongzao chromosome 8, ASM3175591v1 genomic DNA contains:
- the LOC107412986 gene encoding UDP-glucosyltransferase 29-like, which produces MGDPNQLRNNLRVLIFPWLAHGHITPLLELAQKLTQKNFHIYFCSTPVNLNSIKPKLVSDPKFPNSIELVELHLPSLPDLPPHHHTTKGLPLHLLPTLHRALGMAKPNLSNILETLKPDLVIYEVFSPWVPDLTSSLNIPSVAFVNTGATFITCLIHRAKKKSDHEYPYPQIFPDDMDAKISTILEISVTDYETIFRLYEKSRDIILIKSFEELEGKYIDYLSALLGKKVVPTGVLVPNTSNDDEEGMHIINWLNKKEKASTVFVSFGSECYLSKEDLEEVAHGLELSKVNFIWVIRFPEGGKVKLEEALPNGFLERVKENGLIVENWAPQLKILNHSSIGGFVSHCGWGSLTESIKFGVPIIATPIQYEQPWNARLIEECGIGLEVERNINGGLRRENVAEVIKHVLIDKTGEGILRKAKEMSDDINRKGEQLIEEVVKELLQIV; this is translated from the coding sequence ATGGGAGATCCAAACCAACTGAGAAATAATCTCAGAGTTCTAATATTTCCATGGTTAGCTCATGGTCACATAACTCCATTGCTAGAGCTAGCCCAGAAGCTCActcaaaaaaatttccacatatattTCTGTTCTACTCCTGTAAATCTCAATTCCATCAAGCCCAAACTTGTTTCTGatccaaaatttccaaattctaTAGAACTAGTTGAGCTACATCTTCCATCACTTCCTGATCTCCCTCCTCACCACCACACAACCAAAGGCCTCCCACTCCATCTCTTGCCCACTCTTCACAGAGCTTTGGGCATGGCGAAGCCTAACTTATCCAACATCCTTGAAACCCTCAAACCAGATTTAGTCATCTATGAAGTTTTTTCACCATGGGTGCCTGATTTAACTTCTTCCTTGAATATTCCATCTGTTGCCTTTGTTAATACAGGAGCAACCTTTATCACTTGTTTGATTCATCGCGCCAAGAAAAAAAGTGATCATGAATATCCATATCCCCAAATCTTCCCAGATGATATGGATGCCAAGATTTCCACAATCCTTGAAATTTCTGTTACTGACTATGAAACTATTTTCCGATTGTATGAAAAATCTCGGGATATCATTTTGATAAAGTCCTTTGAAGAGCTTGAAGGGAAATACATAGATTATCTCTCTGCTCTTTTAGGCAAGAAGGTTGTCCCAACCGGTGTTCTTGTTCCAAACACCAGCAACGATGATGAAGAAGGCATGCACATCATCAACTGGCTCAACAAGAAAGAGAAGGCGTCGACGGTGTTCGTGTCGTTTGGAAGTGAGTGTTATCTCTCCAAGGAAGATTTGGAGGAGGTGGCTCATGGGTTGGAGCTTAGCAAGGTGAATTTTATTTGGGTTATTAGGTTTCCTGAGGGAGGAAAAGTGAAGCTTGAAGAAGCTCTTCcaaatggatttttggaaaGGGTAAAAGAAAATGGCTTGATCGTTGAGAATTGGGCACCACAATTGAAGATTCTAAACCATTCAAGCATTGGTGGGTTTGTGAGTCACTGTGGATGGGGTTCACTCACTGAGAGCATCAAATTTGGTGTTCCAATTATAGCAACTCCAATACAATATGAACAGCCATGGAATGCTAGACTAATAGAGGAGTGTGGGATTGGTTTGGAGGTTGAGAGGAACATTAATGGTGGTCTTCGAAGGGAAAATGTAGCAGAAGTCATCAAACATGTGTTGATTGACAAAACAGGCGAGGGTATTCTAAGGAAAGCAAAGGAAATGAGTGACGACATAAATAGAAAAGGTGAGCAATTGATTGAAGAGGTTGTAAAAGAACTTTTACAGATTGTATGA
- the LOC132805040 gene encoding secreted RxLR effector protein 161-like — protein sequence MSDLRVMNYFLGMEIYQFSHGIFLSQKKYAVELLKKFDMEKRNLVDTPMVYNQKFELENGAAKIEVSTYRSLIGSLFYLCASRPDIIFSVSLLSRFMHASSHMHYSAVKRVLRYIRGTVDYGVWFLKQEEGKLMGYVDSDWAGSMQDSKSTSGYLFSLGSGPFSWSLQKQGSVAQSTAEAEYITAAASSNQV from the coding sequence ATGTCAGATTTAAGAGTGATGAACTACTTTCTTGGTATGGAGATATATCAATTTAGTCATGGCATTTTCTTATCCCAAAAGAAGTATGCTGTGGAACTACTcaaaaagtttgacatggagaagCGTAATCTAGTTGACACTCCAATGGTTTACAATCAAAAATTTGAACTCGAAAATGGTGCTGCCAAGATTGAAGTTTCAACCTATAGAAGCCTTATTGGAAGTTTGTTCTATTTATGTGCTTCTAGACCTGACATTATATTTTCTGTGAGTTTGCTTTCCAGATTTATGCATGCTTCATCACATATGCATTATTCTGCAGTTAAAAGAGTGCTAAGGTACATTAGAGGCACCGTAGACTATGGTGTTTGGTTTTTGAAGCAAGAAGAAGGCAAGTTGATGGGCTAtgttgatagtgattgggctggaagcATGCAGGATTCAAAAAGTACTTCAGGGTacttattttctcttggttCAGGTCCTTTTTCATGGAGCTTACAAAAACAGGGTTCAGTTGCTCAATCCACagctgaagctgaatatattacTGCTGCAGCTTCTTCAAATCAAGTTTGA
- the LOC132805041 gene encoding zinc finger BED domain-containing protein RICESLEEPER 2-like — protein MHDLPFQFVKYEGIRTIFQYLHPDIQLVYRNTAKSDVLKMHLKEKCRIKCMLDATPGRICLTSDLWTSATTDGYICLTCHFIDKEWILQKRVLNFYYMPPPHIGIALAEKLYSLLCEWGIETKLFSLTLDNASANDVSVDMLVTQLQLKGAVVCDGDYFHLRYCAHIINLVIQNGLKDIDNVVHKIRESIKYVRGLQVRKQKFLECVKLLSMDSKRGLRQDVPIRWNSTYLMLESALYYRRAFCHLELSDSNYKSCSSSHEWEKIEKISRFLGLFYDITCIFWSTKYPTSNLYFSSVFFCYVTLKENIESEDDYLRTMANQMLKKFEKYWSEFSLILTIAVVVDPRYKLQFVDWCYRKIYGASGSSEFIRVKSKLFSIFKEYVQKRSLTSSTHSLDKEKSNTSCGVGEDVISFRKTASSILKVNNS, from the coding sequence ATGCATGATTTGCCTTTCCAATTTGTTAAGTATGAGGGAATTAGAAccatatttcaatatttacatCCTGATATACAACTTGTTTATAGAAATACTGCTAAGTCGGATGTTCTTAAAATGCATTTGAAGGAAAAATGTAGGATAAAATGCATGTTGGATGCAACTCCTGGTAGAATTTGTTTGACTTCTGATTTATGGACTTCTGCAACTACTGATGGATATATATGTCTTACTTGCCATTTCATTGACAAAGAGTGGATCTTGCAAAAAAGAGTCTTAAATTTCTATTATATGCCACCTCCACATATCGGTATAGCATTGGCAGAAAAACTATACTCTTTGTTGTGTGAATGGGGAATTGAGACaaagttattttctttaactttggATAATGCTTCTGCCAATGATGTCTCTGTTGATATGTTAGTTACTCAATTGCAATTAAAGGGGGCTGTAGTTTGTGATGGTGATTATTTTCATCTTAGATATTGTGCTCATATCATTAATTTGGTAATACAAAATGGGTTGAAAGATATTGATAATGTTGTTCATAAGATTCGGGAAAGTATTAAATATGTAAGAGGGTTACAAGTAAGAAAACAGAAGTTTTTAGAATGTGTTAAATTGTTGTCAATGGACTCTAAGAGAGGTTTGAGACAAGATGTGCCTATTAGATGGAACTCTACATATTTAATGCTTGAAAGTGCATTGTACTATCGACGTGCCTTTTGTCATTTGGAACTAAGTGATTCAAATTATAAGAGTTGTTCTTCTAGTCATGAGTGGGAGAAGATTGAAAAGATAAGTAGATTCTTGGGTTTGTTTTATGATATCACTTGCATATTTTGGAGCACTAAATATCCTACTTCAAATTTGTACTTTTCCtcggttttcttttgttatgttacattgaaggaaaatattgaaagtgaGGATGATTACTTGAGAACCATGGCTaatcaaatgcttaaaaaatttgagaagtatTGGTCAGAATTTAGTTTGATATTAACCATTGCAGTGGTTGTGGATCCTCGATATAAGCTTCAATTTGTAGATTGGTgttatagaaaaatttatggagcAAGTGGATCTAGTGAGTTTATACGTGTGAAgagcaaattattttcaatatttaaggaGTATGTTCAAAAAAGATCTTTGACATCTTCTACACATTCTTTGGATAAAGAAAAGAGTAACACATCTTGTGGTGTTGGAGAAGATGTCATTTCTTTTAGAAAGACAGCTAGTTCCATTTTAAAGGTAAAtaactcttaa
- the LOC107412976 gene encoding UDP-glucosyltransferase 29-like, which translates to MEDTRQRNNIRVLIFPWLAHGHITPFLELAKKLTQRNFHIYFCSTTVNLNSIKPKLVIDPKYSTCIELVELHLPSLPELPPHHHTTKGLSPHLLSTLHKSLDMSRPNFSNILETLKPDLLIHDFFPPWVPLVASSMNIPSVVFINSGANLMSCFLHGCKKNGYHDYPYPQIFPDDMETKIAKVLESASTDYETIFRFYDTCGDIMLVKSFKELDGKYMDHASHLLGKKLVPMGILVPDPEDNDEEGMDIINWLDRKERLSTVFVSFGSECYLSKEDIEEVAHGLELSKVNFIWVIRFPEGEKLKLEEALPNGFLEKVKEKGLVVENWASQMKILNHSSIGGFVSHCGWGSLTESIKFGVPIIATPMQFEQPWNARLIVECGIGLEVKRSINGGLQREDIAQVIKHVMVEKIGDDIRRKVKEMSDNIQRKGDGEIIDEVAKELIQLL; encoded by the coding sequence aTGGAAGATACAAGGCAGAGGAATAATATCAGAGTTCTAATATTTCCATGGTTGGCTCATGGTCACATAACACCATTCCTAGAGCTTGCCAAGAAGCTCACTCAGAGAAATTTCCACATCTATTTTTGTTCCACCACTGTAAATCTCAATTCCATTAAACCAAAGCTCGTCATTGATCCAAAGTACTCAACTTGTATAGAATTAGTGGAGCTCCATCTTCCTTCACTTCCTGAACTTCCTCCTCACCACCACACAACCAAAGGCCTCTCTCCACACCTCCTGTCCACCCTTCACAAATCTTTGGACATGTCAAGGCCTAATTTCTCCAATATCCTTGAAACCCTAAAACCAGATTTGCTCATTCATGATTTTTTCCCACCATGGGTACCCCTTGTAGCGTCTTCTATGAATATCCCATCTGTTGTTTTTATTAACAGTGGAGCCAACTTGATGTCTTGTTTCCTTCATGGCTGCAAGAAAAATGGTTACCATGACTATCCTTATCCACAAATCTTCCCTGATGATATGGAAACAAAGATTGCGAAAGTGCTTGAAAGTGCTTCAACTGACTATGAAACTATTTTTCGATTCTACGACACATGTGGTGATATCATGTTGGTAAAGTCTTTTAAAGAGCTCGATGGGAAATATATGGATCATGCTTCTCATCTTTTAGGCAAGAAGTTAGTCCCAATGGGAATCCTTGTTCCAGATCCCGAAGACAATGACGAAGAAGGCATGGACATCATCAACTGGCTTGACAGGAAAGAAAGGTTGTCTACCGTGTTCGTGTCATTTGGAAGTGAGTGTTATCTTTCTAAGGAAGATATTGAGGAGGTGGCTCACGGATTGGAGCTTAGCAAGGTGAATTTTATTTGGGTTATTAGGTTTCCAGAAGGAGAGAAATTGAAGCTTGAAGAAGCTCTTCCAAATGGGTTTTTAGAGAAGGTAAAAGAAAAGGGTTTGGTTGTTGAGAATTGGGCATCACAAATGAAGATTCTAAACCATTCAAGCATTGGTGGGTTTGTGAGTCACTGTGGATGGGGTTCACTCACCGAGAGCATCAAATTTGGTGTTCCAATCATAGCAACTCCTATGCAATTTGAACAGCCATGGAATGCTAGACTTATAGTGGAGTGTGGGATAGGTTTGGAGGTTAAGAGGAGCATAAATGGTGGTCTTCAAAGGGAAGATATAGCACAAGTTATCAAACATGTGATGGTGGAAAAAATTGGGGATGATATTCGAAGGAAAGTAAAAGAAATGAGTGATAACATACAAAGAAAAGGTGATGGAGAGATTATTGATGAGGTGGCGAAAGAACTTATACAACTATTATGA
- the LOC107412979 gene encoding UDP-glucosyltransferase 29-like has product MEDTKKSMRILMLPWLAQGHISPFLELAKKLTHRNFHIYLCSSPINLSSIKKKVEDDPKYSNSIQLVDFHVQSFPELPPQCHTTKGLTPHLLPNLIKALNMSRSNFSQIVQTLKPDLIINDFLPTWVPDVASSMNMNIPTVSFMTTGASSLTFFIHLVRNKGEKIFPFQEIYSDSLNQKFFQMIKRLESDNKGEALQFYERSCNIVLIRSFRELEGKYMDYLFATFGKKIVPVGPLVPDPDHDDNEGMDIIKWLDEKEKSSTVFVSFGSECYPSKEDMKEIAHGLELSKVNFIWVVRFPKGEKMKLEDALPSGFLERVREKGLVVQNWAPQVKILAHVNIGGFVSHCGWGSFMESIRFGVPIIAIPMQFEQPLNSKLAEVSRIGMEAKRDNDGKLQKETVAKVINEVVVEKIGEEIRRRTKEMKDKIETKVDEEMDEVVKELLLLL; this is encoded by the coding sequence ATGGAAGATACCAAGAAAAGTATGAGAATTCTGATGCTTCCATGGCTGGCCCAAGGTCATATATCTCCATTCTTAGAGCTAGCCAAGAAGCTCACTCACAGAAACTTTCACATCTATCTATGTTCTTCTCCTATAAATCTTAGTTCTATCAAGAAGAAAGTTGAAGATGATCCAAAATACTCCAACTCTATACAACTAGTAGATTTTCATGTCCAATCTTTTCCTGAGCTTCCTCCACAATGCCATACAACCAAAGGCCTTACACCACATCTCTTGCCAAACCTCATCAAGGCCTTGAACATGTCAAGGTCTAACTTCTCCCAAATCGTCCAGACCCTAAAACCGGATTTGATCATCAATGATTTTCTTCCCACATGGGTACCAGATGTAGCTTCTTCTATGAATATGAATATCCCAACCGTTTCTTTCATGACTACTGGAGCATCTAGTCTCACTTTTTTCATTCATCTTGTCAGGAACAAAGGTGAGAAAATATTCCCGTTCCAGGAAATCTATTCTGATTCCTTGAATCAAAAGTTTTTCCAAATGATAAAAAGATTGGAATCCGATAATAAAGGTGAAGCTCTCCAATTCTATGAAAGATCATGTAATATCGTTTTGATAAGGTCTTTTCGAGAGCTTGAGGGGAAATATATGGATTATCTCTTTGCTACTTTTGGCAAGAAGATTGTCCCAGTTGGTCCTCTTGTTCCTGACCCCGACCACGATGACAACGAAGGCATGGACATTATCAAGTGGCTTGACGAGAAAGAAAAGTCTTCGACCGTGTTCGTTTCCTTTGGAAGCGAGTGTTATCCATCTAAGGAAGATATGAAGGAGATTGCTCATGGCTTGGAGCTAAGCAAAGTGAATTTTATATGGGTTGTTAGGTTTCCAAAGGGAGAGAAAATGAAGCTTGAAGATGCTCTTCCAAGTGGATTTTTGGAAAGGGTAAGAGAAAAGGGATTGGTTGTTCAAAATTGGGCACCCCAAGTAAAGATTTTGGCCCATGTCAACATAGGTGGGTTTGTTAGTCATTGTGGATGGGGTTCATTTATGGAGAGCATAAGATTTGGAGTTCCAATCATAGCAATTCCTATGCAGTTTGAACAGCCATTGAATTCTAAACTAGCAGAGGTATCCAGGATTGGTATGGAGGCGAAGAGGGACAACGATGGTAAGCTTCAAAAAGAAACCGTTGCAAAAGTTATTAATGAAGTGGTGGTGGAAAAAATTGGTGAGGAAATTAGGAGGAGGACAAAAGAAATGAAAGACAAAATAGAAACGAAAGTAGATGAAGAGATGGATGAAGTCGTAAAAGAACTTTTACTGCTTTTGTGA